In Melitaea cinxia chromosome Z, ilMelCinx1.1, whole genome shotgun sequence, a single window of DNA contains:
- the LOC123668538 gene encoding uncharacterized protein LOC123668538, protein MKVNGDIGSSYLIIEIKIPLVIKENFELDRVITLPQQHYNVEFIAPYIAFNLQKDLLLILTESDVENCVHIQTNKLLCALDKPIYELQITSGMCNLSIHNTTICKTKEAPCRVRWVKLHNNNMWLYSCCGKCTVRIFCIDTGVVLTTLTGNGLLQIGQGCTIKGDTFSIFTQNSYMSQVKVQENIPIPADYSILNSIINTSDFQLFTPEDHEDLWRGMKSQIINLKEQENASLSIHDIHQYSVLYIILGSIIVAGCLYGTMRYRRNKIIQSSAVADVSTTAVPVAADTNEDQEAPAPPSARPRFVRLDIPIKV, encoded by the coding sequence ATGAAGGTTAACGGCGACATTGGTTCTTCTTATTTGATAATCGAAATCAAGATCCCCTTGGTAATTAAGGAAAATTTTGAACTGGATAGAGTAATAACCCTTCCTCAGCAGCATTATAACGTAGAATTTATCGCACCATACATTGCATTCAATCTACAAAAGGACTTACTACTCATCTTGACAGAATCAGATGTAGAAAATTGTGtccacatacagacaaacaaattattatgcgCTCTCGATAAGCCGATATACGAATTACAAATAACCAGCGGAATGTGTAACTTGAGTATACACAATAcaacaatatgtaaaacaaaggaGGCACCATGTCGCGTGCGCTGGGTCAagttacataacaataacatgTGGCTTTATTCCTGCTGTGGGAAATGCACAGTGCGCATATTTTGCATTGACACTGGAGTTGTATTGACAACACTGACCGGGAATGGCCTTTTACAAATCGGTCaaggttgtacaataaaaggtGACACCTTCTCTATATTCACTCAAAATAGTTATATGAGCCAAGTTAAGGTCCAAGAAAACATACCGATCCCAGccgattattcaatattaaattccatAATAAATACTTCGGATTTCCAACTGTTTACACCCGAGGATCATGAAGACTTGTGGCGCGGGATGAAGTCTCAGATCATTAACCTCAAGGAGCAGGAAAACGCATCACTCAGTATACACGATATACATCAGTACTCTGTCTTGTATATAATCTTAGGGTCTATCATTGTTGCGGGATGTCTGTACGGGACCATGCGATATCgcagaaacaaaattatacagagCAGTGCTGTGGCAGACGTCTCCACGACCGCAGTTCCAGTTGCAGCAGATACGAACGAAGACCAGGAGGCCCCCGCTCCCCCGAGCGCGCGACCGCGATTCGTTCGACTGGACATACCAATTAAAGTGTAG